Proteins from a single region of Antechinus flavipes isolate AdamAnt ecotype Samford, QLD, Australia chromosome 2, AdamAnt_v2, whole genome shotgun sequence:
- the EMC4 gene encoding ER membrane protein complex subunit 4: MTTQASLVANRGRRFKWAIELSGPGGGSRGRSDRGGGQGDSMYPVGYLDKQVPDTSVQETDRILVEKRCWDIALGPLKQIPMNLFIMYMAGNTISIFPTMMVCMMAWRPIQALMAISATFKMLESSSQKFLQGLVYLIGNLMGLALAVYKCQSMGLLPTHASDWLAFIEPPERMEFSGGGLLL, encoded by the exons ATGACGACCCAAGCAAGTTTGGTGGCAAACCGAGGCCGGCGTTTCAAATGGGCGATTGAGTTGAGCGGCCCCGGGGGAGGCAGCAG GGGCCGAAGTGATCGGGGCGGTGGCCAGGGAGATTCCATGTATCCAGTGGGTTATCTGGACAAGCAAGTACCAGATACCAGCGTTCAGGAAACAGACCGAATCCTAGTAGAGAAG CGTTGCTGGGACATTGCCCTGGGTCCCCTCAAACAGATCCCGATGAACCTTTTCATCATGTACATGGCAGGCAACACTATCTCCATCTTCCCTACCATGATGGTGTGTATGATGGCTTGGCGGCCCATTCAAGCACTTATGGCCATTTCAGCCA CTTTCAAGATGCTGGAGAGTTCAAGCCAGAAGTTCCTGCAGGGATTAGTCTATCTCATTGGGAACCTCATGGGGTTGGCTTTAGCTGTCTATAAATGTCAATCCATGGGGTTGCTGCCCACACATGCATCAGACTGGTTGGCTTTCATTGAACCCCCTGAG agaatGGAATTCAGTGGTGGTGGGCTACTCTTATGA